The window ACTTTAATGGGTGGGAGATTGATGACAAAAACATTAGATGGACGGACCAAAAATAGAGAATAATGGAATTTGTCTGTTCTTTTGATTAGTTAGGAGAGTTGTTTAAAAGGTACTTGAGGGTGCACCTTTTGTTGAATGCATTGCATAACTACTTTTGTGTAATCAGTTCTTAGGAGAACTCAAGTATAGTTGATTTCGTTTATTGACtcaattttgttttataatttatttgttctgCTGGTTGCTGTTGTCACAGAAGTTGTTTCTCATGTCCTAATTTTAGATATGGTCAAGAATAAAGGACTCATTCCATCAGCACCGGGTCAAATATTTGTGCAAAGAAAGCAACTAAAGGCTATAATAGAGTCTCTTCTTCCAGCATGCACAGAACCAGATATAAAATCTGGAGAACCTTTTACAGCTGAAGCAATAATAGCGAACCCCCCTGCTTATGGTGAGCTTTTGTCTTCTGTAGTATCTtctgtatatatttattcagtATTCAGTTAAACTTGCTATGTTTTTTTAACTCCTTAATGTCTGGGGACACTACAGATCATGTAAGTAATGATGTTGTAATTggtttgtgattttattaaCTATTTGAGCATTTTAAACTCAGTGTTACAATCCAGATTCTTCCAGAAATTTCTGAAGAAGATATAAAACTCTAATCTTGTAAATGTCTATGCTGGCTGACAGGACATGCACATGTTGCTGAAGCTCTTGGTGTACCCCTTCACATATTCTTCACAATGCCTTGGACGTGAGTTTAAGCAACGTTCTAATTGCATGCACTATTTTAATGTTTGATCTCCTAGGTAGACAACTAGACATACTTCTTCTAATATTTGCAGCTTACTGTATACACATTACATTTTAGCTATGTTACAAGTGGACTTAGAAACAAGGAAATGTTGtagtaaaaacaatgaaaagatAGGCTTTGGGTTAACAACAGAAATCCGCTAGCCTTAGCCAACTCGACCACCGAAGACCCACTACTCCCTAATTTTTCAAATGCAGGAGAAGGGATTtgtaagataataattttaatcatcACTCGAAAGTTTCCCAATAATAGAAATTAACATTTTCTTATATAGGACTAAATCCCTAAAAGTTCAGCAACTCGTAATAATCTTAATAACAAAATCTGATCTAAACAGCATCTACTTGTATATGTTAATCTACAACATACTTATGATCCTCATAATGCACTTATCTATATAATGAACTTAATAATGCATTACAAATACCAATAGTAAGATAAATGTAAATAAACGATATTAGTTTGCTTCTGCATCACTTATCTTCTAATATGAATTTAGAGTTTCCTGCTCATTACTTCTACCACATAAGGCTATGCATCATAAAAGCAAAAGCTATGATGTTTTGTTGTGCCTGTGTGTACTTTGGCAGTTATATTGACAAGTTACCTTTTATACTGAATAGAATACTGATATTAGGACTATTCTATGAGGcgggaatatatttatatagagcTCACTGTAACCACATAAAGATACAGAGAagagttatttttttttttgggcttTCTTAAAAGATACCCaagttgcaatttttttttataaaaaatgtggtgCGACCTCAATTACAAGTATTGCAACCTGAAAAGCAACTGCTTTTAACGAGCATAACAACCTCATATGCAGCTttgacctcattttcggaaaaAAGTTTGAAAACATGTTTGTAATTTTCccttttgtatttttattttttgatgtatATAGTAAATAGAGACAGTCCTATGATTTGAATCTATGACTTCAACAAATAAGAATGCACTTCAATCTGTAATGACCATGATGATCTTAAGATTAAGTTGGCACACTTACAAATATCTTCTTGCAACTACTTGTCTGTTACTGGATCTCAAAACCAGTCTGCTTCCTTCaactataatttctttttacCCCCAACAGAAAGGAAGCTTTATACGCAAATTAGAACCTGGCTTTTTGGTTCCAAGATGAAAGACTTTTAGCTTATAAGCTAGCTAATTAGCTAGTCATAAAAACATGATACTAGTTCTTTGAGCTATTTTGTGCTTTTTGGTCAAAACAATATCAGGTTCTAGACGGTCATGCCCTTTTTTTAATGTCATGTGCCAGATAAGAGATTGCAAACCGAAATATGTCTCCTGGTGGAATGTTTACTTTGTTAATACAAGCTTATAATTCTCTTTCTTTCTTATGTTATTATAGTATATTGCTCcctcacatatattttgtatagGCAGGCCAACACATGAATTTCCACATCCACTAGCACGTGTTCCCCAGAGTGCTGGTTATTGGGTAATTTAGTCGCTACTCTGCCAACACCTAATCTTATGTGTTTTCGCAGTTATAGAATTCTCATTCATAATTCAAGACTAATTGCTttgttcatgtttttttttttctgtattcAGCTTTCATACATAGTTGTGGATTTGATGATATGGTGGGGGATAAGAGGATATATCAATGAATTCAGGAAAAAGAAGTTGAATCTCCCTCCTATAGCATATTTTAGCACGTACCATGGGTCATTATCTCATTATCCAACTGGATACATGTGGAGTCCCCATGTCGTGCCAAAACCAGTTGGTAAGAATTCTCTATCCATGTAACTGGTCACAATTCTTTATCTATATAGATACGGAATTAAGTTTCTATAATATGTATAGATCAGGTCATatgattttaacaaattatgtaGTGAAGCTAACCTGATGTTTGCTGAAACACATTCTGGCTTAAAGTGGAGATATACACGCACTTGCAATATAAATCGTTAATGTTTCATATAGTCCAAATTTTAGATGATGTTACAAATGATGAAGCATCAAATCTCCAAAAAAGCCCTAATAGACTTCAAAACCTGTAGCATGTTATCTTTCAATAGACTTGTTATCTCCCAGTATTTAGTAAAAATATCTGACACAGCGGAGTCAGTACTCAAATGACTCATTCCACGGTAAATCCTCTTACACCTTAAATCCACAAGGGTGTACTTGGATCCAGATGGATGAAGTATGAACAAGCTTCACGGCTAAAGTTTGTGTAAAATCTCACTTCTCTAGtaattcattttaaaaatttttacgATAAACTAAAAAAGAGTATCTATGCTGTCTCAAAAAATCTACTAACTAGAGGTTAATGCAAGTAAGATTAAAGCTTTCTTTTGGTTGTATATATTAGAGATTAAAGAGTATATACTGTAAAACGTGTCAGAAGTCAGAAATATTTGAGGTATCTGTTATTAGCTCTCTCTAAGTTAATGAAAAGCATGTTTGCTTTTTTGCTTTGCGTAGTGAGTGGCTGAATGAACTACCTTCactgttttttttatgtttccACTGGTTATTGTCTGAAGTGCGTACTGTTTGTATTAATGCTTGCAGTTACCTTATTCTAATTTCATTCAATAGTAACTCCTATTATTTGTGTATTACTGGTCTATGAGTTCTCGTTACTCCTTAAAAGTTAAATTCTATTCTAAGTTGCATACACTCTTAGGAGTCTTGCACATTTGTGATTTTTTAGGAATTAGGTTCTACGCTTCATATCTTAGAAGCACTGTaatgtttgatttgtttttaatcTTTGCAGATTGGGGGCCTCTAGTTGATGTTGTTGGTTATTGTTTCTTAAATCTTGGATCGAAGTATAAATCTCCTGAAGACTTTAGTCAGTGGATCCAGAAAGGATCTAGACCCATATATATCGGGTTTGGAAGCATGGTATGTACTTGATGCCAAATTGATCTACTCATGATGCTTAATTTATCTgttttttaatcaatttatcTGTAAGTTTGTTATATGTGTATGATTGTGTGTTCTGATTTAATATGGTAACTTAGTAAGATGAAGCCATAGTAACTACAAATTTACCGCATGTATAGTATTCTAAACATACTAATAATAATGTCTGTTTGATGAATCAGAATAAGCAGTTAATAAATTGTGATTACAGTTAGATTCAGCTAATTTGTCAACTTTCAGTTACCTTTATGTTTCAGGAAATCTACTGGTTTACTTGCCCACGAGGGATTTGTGTTCATGATTGTCTGCGTTTATGTCATgctgtatataatatttatcagGCCCTATTGGACTGACATTGTTTGTGTTGCTTAATGCACCATTTTTGTTGCAGCTGATAGGTAGGAAGATATACCGAGTTTTTCCATCTTGTTAGCCCTCATATGTGTGTGTCCAATAGTGGAACCAGAAAATTCAATCTCCGGGGATGATATTTGTACTTTATTATACAGATGTCTTTAAATCAACAATATAAGGAAAAAAATGTTCATTGTAATTTAGATCTACATGTATTATTCCCTCATAATTATAGAAATATTGAAATGAATTTGATTTAATCTATTTTGGTATTGAATAGTTATGTTAATATTATATAGAGATTTTATGTGTGCATGTTATACAAGAATAGACAAACCCATACTTATTGTATGTAGGCAACACTAAATAATcttaaacacttccaaaatTAATTCATGATAGAACTTGAAAAAAGGGGTATATAAATTAGGAGTATGCTCTATAATGACATTATTCTGGACACAATCAAGGAGACTGTTGTGAGTGTTTTGATATACCATGTTTAGTACATGACCGTTTACTCACCTTGTACAGAATTAAAGTATAGTTATTATAATCTCTGTACCACCTTACTACTGACATAGTGTTTTCTTAACTTTGGTTCTGTTGTTCCATGGATTATTTAGGAACAGATTATTTTGTGGAATATATGCTGACTATTTATAGTAAATTCAAACTGTTTGTTGATAgcatatacatatttaaacagCTAACTGGTataacattttatttaactgaagCCTCTTGAAGATCCCAAGAAGACGACTGACATTGTTCTGGAGGCACTGAAGAGCACTGGACAAAGGGGTATAATCGGCAGAGGTTGGGGAAATCTTGGTACATGTGAGTCTCTTTTTCGACTCTATTGGCTTTTCTTGCTTCCTCGTTTTAAATTCCAGTGAAAAGTAAGCCTTTGATAAGTAGAAGCATACCTTTGGACTTTTAAACATTATTTAAATTCCATTGGACCAGTCTATTAATACAAAAGTAGCATTAGTCAAGTTGGTTCTAGATGAGTTGCCAAGGTCatatatcactaatatatatgtttgtgcCTGTCAGGTTAcctttatgtatgtatattaataCTTGTAAAGGTTACTCAACACCTACTATAAATGTGTAATACATGAATAAAAGACCTAGTGCCCTAGTTTGTTATCTATTTATCTTCTattgataattaaatttattgtgTGTTAATTGTGGATCAAAAGATTTTTGCAGAAAATCATAGTTAATTAATAAGAATATATAAGCGAATGTGGAATTATGTCCTTTATTAACGCAAATGGTGATCTCATctcatatttgatttttgaaaaaaattctgtTCTATTATTAATTCCTTGTTGTCTCTATTAAATTTGGCaatgttttcatatatatatatatattagagacTCATGTAATATTGTATCGATGTGCATATATTAGATCTCACTTAACTCTTCTGCTTCAATTCATATGTAGCTCCACAAACTTCGGATAGTGTTTTCTTCCTGGAGGATTGCCCTCATGATTGGCTGTTTCCACAATGTTCTGCTGTTGTGAGTGTTATTTTATTTGCAAGAAGATTAACCAttcattatttataaactttagtTTGCCATTTGTTAGCCAGTATCAACTTATCTATGTTGATTATCCAGGTTCATCATGGTGGCGCTGGAACAACAGCTACAGGATTAAAGGCTGGGGTATGGTTCTGAATATTAGTTATCGTTCTGTTATCATGATTAAattatgtattaaaaaaattgaatctttatataacatatttacCTGATAGTCAAAATAATGGTCAAATGGAGGAATTTAGATGTTGGTATAAAAACTCAGGGGCCTGGCAAtaggttgatttttttttttttttgcataattACATGCTACTTGAAAAACAggttttcttcctctttttcttgactcattaaatatatatctttatttcatCAATTGCAGTGTCCGACAACGATTGTTCCATTTTTTGGAGATCAATTTTTCTGGGGTGAGAGAATACATCAAAGGGGACTGGGTCCTGCTCCAATCCCTATCGATAAACTCAGTGTTGAAGCCCTTTCAGATGCTATAAATATcatgcttcagccagaggtaaGGAACATATGTCTGTTCATTGGTGTTTTTCCATGCAATTTATTAGTTGCAAGATATGCCTACTGTATCACCTAGCATGTTCCTAAAGAAATTGTTATTTCCTCTGCTTCTTAACTGACTCTTTCAATTTTATCTGTGTACTCATGTCAGACACTTAACACTCGACATAGGTATGGAGCTCAACATGTAATTTTACATAAAAaacattcaaaattataaaatattgtcgAGTACAACAATAGGACATATTTTATGTTGGACATGTTAGGAGTTGTTCCACATATAGGAGACTCAAATATCTAGAAATAAGCAGCCAGATAATTTCAATAGAATGAGGCCTTTTTGAGATGTCTAAAAACAAACCCGTGCGGACTCAGCCTTAGCAGGCCCAACAAGTGGTTTCAGAGCTCCAGGTCGGAATGGTCCATAACAATCTCACACGGGCTCTGGAATGGGCTTAGGGGAGCCAGATCACACACCGGGAGGCAGTGTTCGGCAAGTGTCGAACCCGATGTGTGATAAGGGAGAGTGTTACGAGTTTTCTCACATTGATTATGGGAGTGGCAGATAGCTAGAATATAATCAACCATATAACTTTACTAGCACGAGGCCTTCGGGAGGTGCCCAAAAACAAACATGTGTGGACTTGCCCCAAAGTGGACAATATCATACCATTGTGGAGTTAGGCTTGCTACATTTACAAAAGTGGTATCGGAGCTAGGTTGTGACGGTCCGTACCAATCTCTGATAGGCTCTAGAATGGGCCTAGAAACAGGCAGGTGGCCAACCAGGATGGGCTTAGAGATGAGACAGGTGGGCCTTTCTTTATGGGCCTAGGGGAGCGAAATAGCCAAATGAACTTCCAGTATGGGTCTAAGGGGAAGCCATATCACACTCAGGGAGACGGTATTTGACAGGTGTCGAACCTGATgggaagggggagattgttaggagttATCCCACATCGGTTGTGGGATGGACAAATAGCTAGAATTTAAGCAGTCAGATAACTCCAGTAGAATGAGTCCTTTTTGAGGTACCCAAAAACAAACTCGTGCAGGCTTGGCCAAAGCGGAGAATATCATTCTATTGTGGAGTTAGACTCGCTTAGCAGGCCTAAGCCTAATAGGACACTTTTTATGTTGGACACTTCTACCCGAGTTGGGTATCACTTTTGCTGATGATAAATTAGTTATATATTGTTGGAGGCAAATGCCAATTTGCATTACCATTTAGGGATGACAATTTCTGTTTAAGGGACCAGAGGCTCTATATGGCACAACTCAACCACGTTGAAAATATGGGCCGACCCGAAAGTTATATCACTTATAAGATCTAAGCTGAACATGAGCAATTAGAATTTGGCTGAAGCTGACACAACCTGAAATTTTCAGATGCAGTAACCAACTGTTTCACAGTTTCTAATCTTAAGGTTTTACAAGTTCACTTTGTACAAACATATGCAGTTAGACAAATAATTAGAGAGAACTACATAACTTAATTGGAGGAAATAGAGAATGTATGTTGATATACTAAACTAAACTAGAAAAGAACATAATAGAAATTTAGAGTTGAAAGGAAAATGAAACATTGGGGTTCGTAGCGACTATTATTCATGTTGTCGATCCCTTGCTGAGTTAGGTTTAATACTATAATAACAAAACAAGTACATAAGTTCAAGACTTTCAACTCCTAAAGTGCCACTTAAAAGTTAAACATTCAGGGCATCTGGGTTGACACAAATTTGACCTGGTTTTTTCCGTTCAAATTATGGTCAAATCCTAATTAAGGTAGTTATAAATACTTGCCCcaatttttgttaatttgtGTCTGCTTACCTTGTCGCATATCTCCATTTCTATCACCAAGAAATTGGATGTATCTATTGATCAATAGTTCAGAAAACCATACAATGGCAGTACTCTGACATCTACTATATGGCCCATGTTAATCAGTTACCCCCTTTCAAACATGTATTGCCAAATAAAGTAATTGTATCTGTTGGTGAAGCTTCTGGTTTACTTGAAAGGATCAACTTGCcattattatgtttattttaattttgtccTAATCTTTTTtggttaaataaaatttgatgacCACTGTTGGTTTACACTTTATTTTACATAATGGTAGACTACTGTTTTCGCGCTCTTGAAAAGGAATCACAATTTTGCTGGGTTTCATGTTAAGTTAAAAGCTGGATTATCTTTCCTTCCAGGTAAAATCTCTAGCAATGGAATTAGCAAAGCTGATTGAGAATGAAGACGGGGTTGCATCTGCTGTTGATGCATTTCACCGACATTTGCCGCCTCAGTTGCCAGTATCAGATGATGAACCGCCAGAAACCGAAACCGATGATAGCCCAAACGTGTTGCAGTGGGTTTTTATTCAGATCGGAAAAGTCTGCAGCATCCCTTGTGGTTAATAGATTTCCGCTTGAACATGTGCACTGTATATAAGATTTAGTTCACTTAAGTATGTACTGGCTATTGCAGGATTAgcattttattcatttaattcaTGGGTGTGCTATATTAGCTACGAGAGAACACTATAATGGGAGTATAAAGGAAATGATAC of the Daucus carota subsp. sativus chromosome 4, DH1 v3.0, whole genome shotgun sequence genome contains:
- the LOC108219014 gene encoding sterol 3-beta-glucosyltransferase UGT80B1 isoform X1 — translated: MGIDGYANSSEVQKDKGEHRQVARSLNFDADAAQESKTKSDNEQFGNGTLDGADDPSVSVSSESTYDPFGASSSDEEDNQIINPAATEEKTSSQPSDVGSVHQVNNHLKNCVKHSPRLEVARDWSISPSRHPRRGLGHSITTPVRTHRNHFFESHGVAISRSMTEKKDMPRHDLKLDRLSEREKKKLIVELVKIQNDGTVKVDLTDNAPVASELLEFQSVEGKRPCVDYTVNDSSKPIPKLKIAILVVGTRGDVQPFLAMSKRLQEFGHHVRLATHANFRTFVESSGVNFYPLGGDPRVLAGYMVKNKGLIPSAPGQIFVQRKQLKAIIESLLPACTEPDIKSGEPFTAEAIIANPPAYGHAHVAEALGVPLHIFFTMPWTPTHEFPHPLARVPQSAGYWLSYIVVDLMIWWGIRGYINEFRKKKLNLPPIAYFSTYHGSLSHYPTGYMWSPHVVPKPVDWGPLVDVVGYCFLNLGSKYKSPEDFSQWIQKGSRPIYIGFGSMPLEDPKKTTDIVLEALKSTGQRGIIGRGWGNLGTSPQTSDSVFFLEDCPHDWLFPQCSAVVHHGGAGTTATGLKAGCPTTIVPFFGDQFFWGERIHQRGLGPAPIPIDKLSVEALSDAINIMLQPEVKSLAMELAKLIENEDGVASAVDAFHRHLPPQLPVSDDEPPETETDDSPNVLQWVFIQIGKVCSIPCG
- the LOC108219014 gene encoding sterol 3-beta-glucosyltransferase UGT80B1 isoform X2, translated to MTEKKDMPRHDLKLDRLSEREKKKLIVELVKIQNDGTVKVDLTDNAPVASELLEFQSVEGKRPCVDYTVNDSSKPIPKLKIAILVVGTRGDVQPFLAMSKRLQEFGHHVRLATHANFRTFVESSGVNFYPLGGDPRVLAGYMVKNKGLIPSAPGQIFVQRKQLKAIIESLLPACTEPDIKSGEPFTAEAIIANPPAYGHAHVAEALGVPLHIFFTMPWTPTHEFPHPLARVPQSAGYWLSYIVVDLMIWWGIRGYINEFRKKKLNLPPIAYFSTYHGSLSHYPTGYMWSPHVVPKPVDWGPLVDVVGYCFLNLGSKYKSPEDFSQWIQKGSRPIYIGFGSMPLEDPKKTTDIVLEALKSTGQRGIIGRGWGNLGTSPQTSDSVFFLEDCPHDWLFPQCSAVVHHGGAGTTATGLKAGCPTTIVPFFGDQFFWGERIHQRGLGPAPIPIDKLSVEALSDAINIMLQPEVKSLAMELAKLIENEDGVASAVDAFHRHLPPQLPVSDDEPPETETDDSPNVLQWVFIQIGKVCSIPCG